A single genomic interval of Labrus bergylta chromosome 18, fLabBer1.1, whole genome shotgun sequence harbors:
- the iqcc gene encoding IQ domain-containing protein C isoform X2: protein MAMDRSELEKILAFFQACARGYLVRREVRRAQEDFEDIVEEIDGGLVHLEWRESLVLPSPHFTDTDGPFLRLCEAASRPSNPGPNICDSLQRLSSSSSSPLSEDGDHHVLLEKIEAERDGSQTKGHASITKDSIPSSTVRGNEEGQRQTIDRDKDGGVMENTGDSTTVWSSLELDTNYGDSQKGPQQYGSVQEVSSTPEALRLHRNNLTMELLWLQQAIGSRKKYLSLKSRLSIS from the exons atggcaatggaCAGGAGCGAGTTGGAGAAGATACTCGCCTTTTTTCAG GCGTGTGCACGTGGATACTTAGTGAGACGTGAAGTCCGTCGTGCTCAAGAGGACTTTGAAGACATCGTGGAAGAGATTGATGGAGGTTTGGTTCATTTAGAGTGGAGGGAGTCTCTtgtcctcccctccccccacttTACAGACACT GACGGGCCGTTTCTACGACTCTGCGAGGCTGCAAGTAGACCCTCAAATCCAGGACCAAACATCTGTGACAGTCTACAGagactatcatcatcatcatcatcacccttATCAGAGGATGGAGATCATCATGTCCTGCTGGAGAAGATAGAAGCTGAGAGAGATGGTTCTCAAACCAAAGGCCATGCCTCCATTACTAAGGACTCTATCCCCAGCAGCACAGTCAGGGGGAACGAGGAGGGTCAGAGACAGACCATAGACAGGGATAAAGATGGAGGAGTGATGGAGAACACAGGAGACTCAACCACTGTCTGGAGCAGTTTGGAGCTGGACACAAACTATGGTGACTCTCAGAAAG GTCCCCAGCAGTATGGCTCTGTGCAGGAGGTGTCCAGTACCCCTGAGGCTCTGCGTCTCCATAGGAACAACCTGACCATGGAGCTGCTGTGGCTCCAACAGGCCATTGGCAGCAGGAAAAAG TACTTGTCGCTGAAGAGCCGGCTGAGCATATCATGA
- the soul3 gene encoding heme-binding protein soul3 isoform X1, whose protein sequence is MDRGGCQMNGGGDRSGPEQHGMITLEDLESFSEEQLSDSGNGSLEEEGETMEDEENQDRLLHYWQDVARGHQVEVAQDMAEPIQQLTSNNQGRSQRQLIPFTLLGRKEKCGELLYEKRQYEKGRWACITMREDTYEQSICYGFMRIMRYICQQNSLGDYLGMTLPIVTVVRTNETHSAMSHDVTVAYFLPDYHQAQPPQPTDNEIVIEIWPATTVYTRPFTGPTNEVTIIDQISAMAELLDSPGVCVNDSFIVAGYTNPAHSNRQNEIWFLERP, encoded by the exons ATGGACCGAGGTGGCTGTCAGATGAATGGCGGTGGTGACCGGAGCGGGCCCGAGCAACACGGGATGATCACGCTGGAGGACCTGGAGTCTTTCTCGGAGGAACAGCTGTCAGACTCGGGCAATGGTAGCCTCGAAGAAGAGGGAGAAACCATGGAGGACGAGGAAAATCAAGACCGACTGCTGCATTACTGGCAGGACGTGGCGAGGGGACACCAAGTGGAAGTTGCtcaag ATATGGCCGAGCCCATTCAACAGCTCACCTCCAACAACCAAGGACGCAGTCAGAGACAACTCATCCCTTTCACTCTGCTCGGGCGCAAGGAGAAG TGTGGGGAGCTGCTGTATGAGAAACGTCAATACGAAAAGGGCCGCTGGGCTTGTATAACAATGCGTGAGGACACTTATGAACAGAGCATCTGCTATGGTTTTATGAGGATAATGAGATACATCTGCCAGCAGAACTCCTTAG GCGACTACCTGGGCATGACGCTCCCCATCGTCACAGTGGTGCGCACCAATGAGACCCATTCTGCGATGTCCCATGACGTCACTGTGGCTTATTTCCTTCCTGATTACCATCAGGCCCAGCCCCCACAGCCTACTGACAACGAAATCGTCATAGAGATCTGGCCTGCCACTACTGTATACACAAG GCCCTTTACCGGCCCCACCAATGAAGTGACCATCATTGATCAGATCAGCGCCATGGCTGAGCTGCTGGACTCCCCGGGCGTGTGCGTCAACGACTCATTCATCGTGGCCGGCTACACCAACCCGGCTCACAGCAACCGGCAGAACGAGATCTGGTTCCTCGAACGACCCTAA
- the soul3 gene encoding heme-binding protein soul3 isoform X2, producing MVASKKREKPWRTRKIKTDCCITGRTWRGDTKWKLLKNPISTIFDFVAVRGAETVNSMKTREDRLDMAEPIQQLTSNNQGRSQRQLIPFTLLGRKEKCGELLYEKRQYEKGRWACITMREDTYEQSICYGFMRIMRYICQQNSLGDYLGMTLPIVTVVRTNETHSAMSHDVTVAYFLPDYHQAQPPQPTDNEIVIEIWPATTVYTRPFTGPTNEVTIIDQISAMAELLDSPGVCVNDSFIVAGYTNPAHSNRQNEIWFLERP from the exons ATGGTAGCCTCGAAGAAGAGGGAGAAACCATGGAGGACGAGGAAAATCAAGACCGACTGCTGCATTACTGGCAGGACGTGGCGAGGGGACACCAAGTGGAAGTTGCtcaag AACCCGATTTCCACCATCTTTGATTTCGTTGCGGTCAGAGGAGCAGAAACCGTCAACTCGATGAAGACACGTGAAGATCGTCTAG ATATGGCCGAGCCCATTCAACAGCTCACCTCCAACAACCAAGGACGCAGTCAGAGACAACTCATCCCTTTCACTCTGCTCGGGCGCAAGGAGAAG TGTGGGGAGCTGCTGTATGAGAAACGTCAATACGAAAAGGGCCGCTGGGCTTGTATAACAATGCGTGAGGACACTTATGAACAGAGCATCTGCTATGGTTTTATGAGGATAATGAGATACATCTGCCAGCAGAACTCCTTAG GCGACTACCTGGGCATGACGCTCCCCATCGTCACAGTGGTGCGCACCAATGAGACCCATTCTGCGATGTCCCATGACGTCACTGTGGCTTATTTCCTTCCTGATTACCATCAGGCCCAGCCCCCACAGCCTACTGACAACGAAATCGTCATAGAGATCTGGCCTGCCACTACTGTATACACAAG GCCCTTTACCGGCCCCACCAATGAAGTGACCATCATTGATCAGATCAGCGCCATGGCTGAGCTGCTGGACTCCCCGGGCGTGTGCGTCAACGACTCATTCATCGTGGCCGGCTACACCAACCCGGCTCACAGCAACCGGCAGAACGAGATCTGGTTCCTCGAACGACCCTAA
- the iqcc gene encoding IQ domain-containing protein C isoform X1, with protein MAMDRSELEKILAFFQACARGYLVRREVRRAQEDFEDIVEEIDGGLVHLEWRESLVLPSPHFTDTDGPFLRLCEAASRPSNPGPNICDSLQRLSSSSSSPLSEDGDHHVLLEKIEAERDGSQTKGHASITKDSIPSSTVRGNEEGQRQTIDRDKDGGVMENTGDSTTVWSSLELDTNYGDSQKDFGRHLELTVPPSGPQQYGSVQEVSSTPEALRLHRNNLTMELLWLQQAIGSRKKYLSLKSRLSIS; from the exons atggcaatggaCAGGAGCGAGTTGGAGAAGATACTCGCCTTTTTTCAG GCGTGTGCACGTGGATACTTAGTGAGACGTGAAGTCCGTCGTGCTCAAGAGGACTTTGAAGACATCGTGGAAGAGATTGATGGAGGTTTGGTTCATTTAGAGTGGAGGGAGTCTCTtgtcctcccctccccccacttTACAGACACT GACGGGCCGTTTCTACGACTCTGCGAGGCTGCAAGTAGACCCTCAAATCCAGGACCAAACATCTGTGACAGTCTACAGagactatcatcatcatcatcatcacccttATCAGAGGATGGAGATCATCATGTCCTGCTGGAGAAGATAGAAGCTGAGAGAGATGGTTCTCAAACCAAAGGCCATGCCTCCATTACTAAGGACTCTATCCCCAGCAGCACAGTCAGGGGGAACGAGGAGGGTCAGAGACAGACCATAGACAGGGATAAAGATGGAGGAGTGATGGAGAACACAGGAGACTCAACCACTGTCTGGAGCAGTTTGGAGCTGGACACAAACTATGGTGACTCTCAGAAAG acttcggccgTCATCTTGAGTTAACCGTCCCTCCTTCAGGTCCCCAGCAGTATGGCTCTGTGCAGGAGGTGTCCAGTACCCCTGAGGCTCTGCGTCTCCATAGGAACAACCTGACCATGGAGCTGCTGTGGCTCCAACAGGCCATTGGCAGCAGGAAAAAG TACTTGTCGCTGAAGAGCCGGCTGAGCATATCATGA